In Rutidosis leptorrhynchoides isolate AG116_Rl617_1_P2 chromosome 2, CSIRO_AGI_Rlap_v1, whole genome shotgun sequence, one genomic interval encodes:
- the LOC139889881 gene encoding glu S.griseus protease inhibitor-like encodes MASCDTGHGKKSWPELVGTPSEAARFLIERENNNVDAVIVEEGSLASSDFRCDRVRVFVDDNNIVKQVPKVG; translated from the exons ATGGCCAGCTGCGACACTG GTCATGGGAAGAAATCTTGGCCTGAGCTAGTTGGTACACCAAGTGAAGCAGCGAGATTCTTAATTGAAAGAGAAAACAATAATGTGGACGCAGTGATTGTCGAGGAAGGAAGTTTGGCGAGCAGTGACTTCCGATGTGACAGAGTTAGAGTTTTTGTTGATGATAACAATATCGTGAAACAAGTACCCAAAGTCGGTTAA